GCAACGGCTGCACCGCGCGGCGGGACTGGTTCGGGTCTACGACCCCGATTCGCCGCTGCGGTCACGCGCCGACGCGGAGGCGGTGCTCAACGCCGCGCGGCTGGTCGACCTGGGATTGGATCCGGCACGGGTCGGATTGGTCGTGAGACTTCTGGTCGAGGGCCTCACCGGCCCGGCGGTGGCGCTGCGCCGGGCGGCCCTGCAGGCGTCGTTGAGCCCGGGCGCCACCGAACTCGACCTGGCGAAGGCCTTCGAACACCTGGCGCAACAGGCCGAGCCGCTGCTCGGCCCGATGGTCGACGATTTGTTGCGACTGGTGCTGCGACATTCGTTCGAGACCGAGGCGATCAACGTGGCCGAGCGCGCCGCCGGCACCTTGCCGGGCGCGCGGGACGTGGCGGTTGCCTTTGCCGATCTCGTCGGATTCACGCGGCTGGGGGAGCAGCTGCCACCGGACGACCTGGGACTGATCGCCTTTCGGCTCAGCGATCTGGCTCACGATGTCACGGCGAGTCCGGTGCAGTTCGTCAAGACGATCGGCGACGCGGTGATGCTGGTCTGCGCCGAAGCGCCGCAACTGCTGACCACGGTGCTGGACCTGGTCGAGGCGGCGGCCGCCGAGAAAATCCTGCGGCTGCGGGTGGGATTCGCGTTCGGACGCGCCATCAGCCGTTCCGGAGACTGGTACGGCAGCCCGGTCAACCTGGCCAGCCGGGTCACCCACGCGGCGCCGTCAGGCGCGGTGTGGGTGACCGAGGCCGCACGCGAGGCGATAGGCGACGCGCCGGGCCTCGAGTGGTCGTTCGTCGGCGCACGCCATCTCCGCGGGATTCACGGCGAGGTTCGGCTGTACGCCGTCCGGCGGGCCACGTCGGGGTGATCCGCTTTCGCCACCGGTGTCAGGAGTCGAGATCGGTGCCGGCGCTGAGCTGTTCCCAGGTGGCGATCTCGTCGGCCCGCTGCTCGGCGATGTAGCGGTACAGGGCCAAGGCGTCGGGTCCCAGCAGCAAGAACCCCGGCGGTTCCGGTGATTCGACGGCCGTGATGATTGCCGCCGCGGCCTTGGCGGGGTCGCCCTGTTGGTTGCCGTCCATGGTGTCGTTTTCGATGCGGCGCTGCCCGGCGGTGGCGGCGTAGTCGTCGATGACCGTGGCCGACTGGGTGAGCGAGCGGCCGGCGAAGTCGGTGCGAAACGCCCCCGGTTCGACGACGATGACCGAAATGCCAAGGGGCGCAACCTCACCGCGCAGCGCCCCGCTCATTCCCTCGAGGGCGGCCTTCGCCGCGGAGTAGTAGCCGGAGGCCACCGGGGTCAGCTGAACGGTGATCGAGGAGATGTTCACGATCGAGCCG
The nucleotide sequence above comes from Mycobacterium pseudokansasii. Encoded proteins:
- a CDS encoding oxidoreductase; translated protein: MSTWLITGCSSGLGRALAEAAIDTGHNVVVTARDVSTVAELADATPDRVLAVALDVTKSDQVTSAVRAAEERFGGVHVLVNNAGYGYRSAVEEGDDADIRALFETHFFGSVAMIKAVLPGMRTRRSGSIVNISSITVQLTPVASGYYSAAKAALEGMSGALRGEVAPLGISVIVVEPGAFRTDFAGRSLTQSATVIDDYAATAGQRRIENDTMDGNQQGDPAKAAAAIITAVESPEPPGFLLLGPDALALYRYIAEQRADEIATWEQLSAGTDLDS
- a CDS encoding adenylate/guanylate cyclase domain-containing protein, which encodes MSVEPDNNDVESLGLLDHLDGRARQERAELITWLLDRGFDVDQIRGAFIPMLLPANRAIGDDGTTVSAREISESSGVSLELLQRLHRAAGLVRVYDPDSPLRSRADAEAVLNAARLVDLGLDPARVGLVVRLLVEGLTGPAVALRRAALQASLSPGATELDLAKAFEHLAQQAEPLLGPMVDDLLRLVLRHSFETEAINVAERAAGTLPGARDVAVAFADLVGFTRLGEQLPPDDLGLIAFRLSDLAHDVTASPVQFVKTIGDAVMLVCAEAPQLLTTVLDLVEAAAAEKILRLRVGFAFGRAISRSGDWYGSPVNLASRVTHAAPSGAVWVTEAAREAIGDAPGLEWSFVGARHLRGIHGEVRLYAVRRATSG